A single genomic interval of Nocardioides nitrophenolicus harbors:
- a CDS encoding ATP-binding protein — protein MRSPVLVSRTAERARLRGALDELGEGRGGLWVLRGDPGIGKSRLASALAADAAEAGVEVLSGRAVPSGTPTPLRPLSEALLGWLRTHEVPDDRLLAPYLPTLARLAPQLGPVAPDAASSVMLLGEALLRLARTVPARGLLLLIEDLHWADPETLALVEYLADNTREVPLLVLVTSRLHESPAANELVTALQWRHSTEIVDLLPLADDDVAALARACLGDEPSDAVVAWLQRYSAGYPLFVEEMLADLSDAGQLDGPLPVLVPRPFARSVEARLAEVGPAGRELATAAAMLGAEFDWRLVAEALALSDTDVATALRELRDQRLVVAVPPDRFGFRHALTREAVLSGLLAPERARLAGLLAAALAGRSTDSADDHHQLAELFEAAGDDARAVELWLATARDAIGRGALVSAGEAIRRALRGCAPGTEPESRVREAEVEVHALAGDVPHALEAGERLAEELAGDPGRLAAVRIRLGRALLAGGRWDEAEAMLAVAAGHDPVQEDVLAARLALGREDDRAAAERATAVLAAVGEDRPEIACEAWEVLGRATRARDHVAGEEAFEAGYRIADAHDLPLWRCRLLAALGALDLAARRPTEERLVAARRVALDAGAIAVAARIEIDLNLVRIRYLDLDEAMAAIDNAISMMDRLRLPELPMAYLLRAATHGLAGRAEEMEADIATAGALPMDEALRLVGIPGHVRSFVALAHGRYDDARGQLATAMEYHRRTPSMPFSLRGFWALLETAHGDGTAAREEVRAGPQANSPHNAFALGYADAIALGRAGDRAGAERVFADAEWGLPGREPWPELHARLLVAVAAARDGWGSPEAWFRHCLDGLVGYDLTEAASGCRVAMREAGFAVPRKAAGAAAVPAHLHRLGVTAREHDVLRLVAEGLQNKQIAERLYLSVRTVETHVARLLQRTGCADRGELAAQLEAPTT, from the coding sequence GTGCGCTCCCCGGTGCTCGTGTCTCGGACCGCCGAACGCGCGCGCCTGCGTGGTGCGCTCGACGAGCTCGGCGAGGGCCGGGGCGGGCTGTGGGTGCTCCGCGGAGACCCCGGGATCGGGAAGTCGCGGCTCGCGAGCGCACTGGCCGCCGATGCCGCCGAGGCCGGCGTCGAGGTGCTGTCCGGTCGCGCCGTCCCCTCCGGTACGCCGACCCCACTCCGACCGCTCAGCGAGGCCCTCCTCGGCTGGCTGCGCACCCACGAGGTGCCCGACGACCGGCTGCTGGCGCCCTACCTGCCCACCCTCGCGCGGCTCGCGCCGCAGCTCGGTCCGGTCGCGCCCGACGCCGCCTCCTCGGTCATGCTGCTCGGCGAGGCGCTGCTGCGGCTGGCCCGGACCGTGCCCGCGCGGGGCCTGCTCCTGCTCATCGAGGACCTGCACTGGGCCGACCCGGAGACGCTGGCCCTGGTCGAGTACCTCGCCGACAACACCCGGGAGGTGCCGCTGCTGGTGCTGGTCACCAGCCGGCTGCACGAGTCGCCCGCCGCCAACGAGCTGGTCACCGCGCTGCAGTGGCGCCACTCCACCGAGATCGTCGACCTGCTCCCGCTGGCCGACGACGACGTGGCCGCGCTGGCCCGCGCCTGTCTCGGCGACGAGCCCAGCGACGCGGTGGTGGCGTGGCTGCAGCGCTACAGCGCCGGGTACCCGCTCTTCGTCGAGGAGATGCTCGCCGACCTCAGCGACGCCGGGCAGCTCGACGGACCGCTCCCGGTGCTGGTGCCGCGCCCCTTCGCGCGCTCGGTCGAGGCCCGGCTCGCCGAGGTGGGCCCCGCCGGGCGGGAGCTCGCGACCGCCGCCGCGATGCTCGGGGCCGAGTTCGACTGGCGGCTGGTCGCCGAGGCGCTGGCCCTGTCCGACACCGACGTCGCGACCGCGCTCCGGGAGCTGCGCGACCAGCGGCTGGTCGTGGCCGTCCCGCCCGACCGGTTCGGCTTCCGGCACGCGCTGACCCGGGAGGCCGTGCTGTCCGGGCTGCTCGCGCCCGAGCGGGCCCGCCTGGCCGGGCTGCTCGCAGCCGCGCTGGCCGGCCGCTCGACCGACTCCGCGGACGACCACCACCAGCTCGCCGAGCTGTTCGAGGCCGCGGGGGACGACGCCCGCGCCGTCGAGCTGTGGCTGGCGACGGCGCGCGACGCCATCGGCCGCGGCGCCCTGGTCAGTGCCGGGGAGGCGATCCGCCGCGCGCTGCGGGGGTGCGCGCCCGGCACCGAGCCGGAGAGCCGGGTGCGCGAGGCCGAGGTCGAGGTGCACGCGCTCGCGGGCGACGTCCCCCACGCGCTGGAGGCGGGGGAGCGGCTCGCCGAGGAGCTGGCCGGCGATCCGGGCCGGCTGGCCGCCGTACGGATCCGGTTGGGGCGGGCGCTGCTGGCCGGGGGCCGGTGGGACGAGGCGGAGGCGATGCTGGCCGTCGCCGCGGGCCACGACCCGGTGCAGGAGGACGTGCTGGCCGCGCGGCTCGCGCTGGGCCGCGAGGACGACCGGGCCGCGGCCGAGCGGGCCACCGCGGTGCTGGCGGCGGTCGGGGAGGACCGTCCGGAGATCGCGTGCGAGGCCTGGGAGGTGCTCGGCCGCGCCACCCGGGCCCGCGACCACGTCGCCGGCGAGGAGGCGTTCGAGGCCGGCTACCGGATCGCCGACGCCCACGACCTGCCGTTGTGGCGGTGCCGGCTGCTCGCGGCCCTCGGCGCCCTCGACCTGGCCGCGCGGCGCCCCACCGAGGAGCGGTTGGTCGCCGCCCGGCGGGTCGCGCTCGACGCGGGCGCGATCGCGGTCGCCGCGCGGATCGAGATCGATCTCAACCTGGTGCGGATCCGCTATCTCGACCTCGACGAGGCGATGGCCGCGATCGACAACGCGATCTCGATGATGGACCGGCTGCGGCTCCCCGAGCTGCCGATGGCCTACCTGCTGCGCGCCGCGACCCACGGCCTCGCCGGCCGCGCCGAGGAGATGGAGGCCGACATCGCGACGGCGGGGGCGCTGCCGATGGACGAGGCGCTGCGGCTGGTGGGGATCCCGGGGCACGTCCGCTCCTTCGTCGCCCTCGCCCACGGGCGCTACGACGACGCGCGGGGCCAGCTCGCGACCGCCATGGAGTACCACCGCCGCACGCCCAGCATGCCGTTCTCGCTGCGCGGCTTCTGGGCGCTCCTGGAGACAGCGCACGGCGACGGGACGGCGGCGCGCGAGGAGGTGCGCGCCGGACCCCAGGCCAACAGCCCCCACAACGCCTTCGCCCTCGGGTACGCCGACGCGATCGCCCTGGGCCGCGCCGGCGACCGCGCCGGTGCCGAGCGGGTGTTCGCGGACGCCGAGTGGGGCCTGCCCGGCCGCGAGCCGTGGCCCGAGCTGCACGCGCGGCTGCTCGTCGCGGTCGCCGCCGCCCGCGACGGCTGGGGGAGTCCCGAGGCCTGGTTCCGGCACTGCCTCGACGGCCTGGTCGGCTACGACCTCACCGAGGCCGCGTCGGGATGCCGGGTGGCCATGCGCGAGGCGGGCTTCGCCGTACCGCGGAAGGCGGCGGGTGCGGCCGCCGTGCCCGCCCACCTGCACCGGCTGGGGGTGACCGCACGCGAGCACGACGTGCTGCGGCTGGTCGCCGAGGGGCTGCAGAACAAGCAGATCGCGGAGCGGCTCTACCTGTCCGTGCGCACCGTGGAGACGCACGTCGCGCGGCTGCTGCAGCGCACCGGCTGCGCCGACCGCGGCGAGCTGGCCGCGCAGCTGGAGGCCCCTACAACGTGA
- a CDS encoding LysR family transcriptional regulator has protein sequence MNIQQLRYVVATAEHGSMTAAAAALFVAQPALSRAVRQLERELDLALFARAGRGVALTPAGETFVHRARAALGSIDRLRTTASADQDSAPLVIAASPTLQAALAIPILAGLREHGARIHARLLGASSSAEVAELVAAGRADLGLCDSAVSAEPAGLVRVAIGRAEVRLYSPAGLDLPDRVTFADLAAVPLVLPTAGSDRRASLDAFFEGCGITPEVAVETDERHAWLAAVSSGVASCLWHSLDPRRAPLPGVVSRGFDPPMHRTLVAVQRGADERAVSRHLLEVLRQVGELVA, from the coding sequence ATGAACATCCAACAGCTGCGGTACGTCGTCGCGACCGCCGAGCACGGCAGCATGACCGCCGCCGCCGCCGCACTGTTCGTCGCCCAGCCCGCCCTGAGCCGCGCCGTCCGCCAGCTCGAACGCGAGCTCGACCTGGCGCTGTTCGCCCGCGCCGGACGCGGCGTCGCCCTCACCCCGGCCGGCGAGACCTTCGTCCACCGCGCCCGGGCGGCGTTGGGCAGCATCGACCGGCTGCGCACCACCGCCTCGGCCGACCAGGACTCCGCGCCCCTCGTCATCGCCGCCTCGCCGACCCTGCAGGCCGCGCTCGCCATCCCGATCCTCGCCGGGCTGCGTGAGCACGGCGCGCGGATCCACGCCCGCCTGCTCGGCGCCAGCAGCTCGGCCGAGGTCGCCGAGCTGGTCGCCGCCGGACGCGCCGACCTCGGGCTCTGTGACAGCGCGGTCTCCGCCGAGCCGGCCGGCTTGGTCCGGGTCGCGATCGGCCGGGCGGAGGTGCGGCTCTACTCCCCCGCCGGCCTCGACCTGCCGGACCGGGTGACCTTCGCCGACCTGGCCGCAGTGCCGCTGGTGCTGCCGACGGCCGGGTCGGACCGGCGGGCCAGCCTCGACGCCTTCTTCGAGGGCTGCGGGATCACGCCCGAGGTGGCCGTCGAGACCGACGAGCGGCATGCCTGGCTGGCCGCCGTCAGCAGCGGCGTGGCGTCCTGCCTGTGGCACAGCCTCGATCCGCGGCGGGCGCCCCTGCCGGGCGTGGTGTCGCGGGGGTTCGACCCGCCGATGCACCGGACACTGGTCGCGGTGCAGCGGGGAGCCGACGAGCGGGCGGTCTCGCGGCACCTGCTGGAGGTGTTGCGGCAGGTCGGTGAGCTGGTGGCGTGA
- the ilvD gene encoding dihydroxy-acid dehydratase, giving the protein MATLRSATSTSGRNMAGARALWRATGMTDSDFGKPIIAIANSFTEFVPGHVHLRDLGKIVAESVVAAGGVAKEFNTIAVDDGIAMGHGGMLYSLPSRELIADAVEYMVQAHCADAIVCISNCDKITPGMLLAALRLNIPVVFVSGGPMEAGKTVAIEGIVHSKLDLVDAMSASANDAVSDEQLDVIERSACPTCGSCSGMFTANSMNCLTEAIGLSLPGNGSTLATHAKRRALFEEAGRVVMDLCRAYYDNDDESVLPRNIATREAFENAVALDVAMGGSTNTVLHLLAAAREAELDFNVHDIDAISRRVPCLSKVAPNSPKFHMEDVHRAGGIPALLGELRRGGALHENVHSVHSPDLDTWLGAWDIRGESPSAEALELFQAAPGGVRTTEPFSTENRWGELDTDAAEGCIRDFAHAYSADGGLAILSGNVAVDGCVVKTAGVAEEALVFHGTAIVFESQDAAVEGILSKKVEAGHVVVIRYEGPKGGPGMQEMLYPTAFLKGRGLGAKCALITDGRFSGGTSGLSIGHISPEAAGGGVIALIEDGDPISIDIPNRSIHLDVDDHVLAERRVLQEKRDKPYTPLDRDRYVSAALRAYASMATAASDGAYRRVPD; this is encoded by the coding sequence ATGGCCACCCTTCGTTCCGCGACGTCCACCTCGGGCCGCAACATGGCCGGCGCGCGCGCCTTGTGGCGCGCGACCGGCATGACCGACTCGGACTTCGGCAAGCCGATCATCGCCATCGCGAACTCGTTCACCGAGTTCGTCCCCGGTCACGTCCACCTGCGTGACCTCGGCAAGATCGTCGCGGAGTCGGTCGTCGCCGCCGGCGGTGTCGCGAAGGAGTTCAACACGATCGCGGTCGACGACGGCATCGCGATGGGCCACGGCGGCATGCTCTACTCGCTGCCCAGCCGCGAGCTGATCGCCGACGCGGTCGAGTACATGGTCCAGGCCCACTGCGCCGACGCGATCGTGTGCATCTCCAACTGCGACAAGATCACGCCCGGCATGCTGCTGGCCGCCCTGCGACTCAACATCCCCGTCGTCTTCGTCTCCGGCGGCCCGATGGAGGCCGGCAAGACGGTGGCCATCGAGGGCATCGTCCACAGCAAGCTCGACCTGGTCGACGCGATGTCGGCGTCGGCCAACGACGCGGTCAGCGACGAGCAGCTCGACGTGATCGAGCGCTCGGCGTGCCCGACCTGCGGGTCCTGCTCGGGCATGTTCACGGCCAACTCGATGAACTGCCTGACCGAGGCGATCGGGCTCTCCCTGCCCGGCAACGGCTCCACCCTGGCGACCCACGCCAAGCGCCGGGCGCTGTTCGAGGAGGCCGGGCGGGTCGTGATGGACCTGTGCCGCGCCTACTACGACAACGACGACGAGTCGGTCCTGCCGCGCAACATCGCCACCCGCGAGGCGTTCGAGAACGCCGTCGCGCTCGACGTCGCGATGGGCGGCTCGACCAACACGGTGCTGCACCTGCTGGCCGCGGCCCGCGAGGCCGAGCTCGACTTCAACGTCCACGACATCGACGCGATCTCGCGCCGGGTGCCGTGCCTGTCCAAGGTCGCGCCCAACTCCCCGAAGTTCCACATGGAGGACGTCCACCGCGCCGGCGGCATCCCGGCCCTGCTCGGCGAGCTGCGCCGCGGCGGCGCGCTCCACGAGAACGTCCACTCGGTCCACTCGCCCGACCTCGACACCTGGCTCGGCGCGTGGGACATCCGCGGCGAGAGCCCCTCGGCCGAGGCGCTCGAGCTGTTCCAGGCCGCCCCCGGCGGGGTCCGCACGACCGAGCCGTTCTCCACCGAGAACCGCTGGGGCGAGCTCGACACCGACGCGGCCGAGGGCTGCATCCGCGACTTCGCGCACGCCTACTCCGCCGACGGCGGGTTGGCGATCCTCAGCGGCAACGTCGCCGTCGACGGCTGCGTCGTCAAGACCGCGGGCGTCGCCGAGGAGGCGCTGGTCTTCCACGGCACCGCGATCGTCTTCGAGTCCCAGGACGCCGCCGTCGAGGGCATCTTGAGCAAGAAGGTCGAGGCCGGGCACGTCGTCGTCATCCGCTACGAGGGCCCCAAGGGCGGTCCCGGCATGCAGGAGATGCTCTACCCGACGGCCTTCCTCAAGGGCCGCGGCTTGGGCGCGAAGTGCGCGCTGATCACCGACGGCCGGTTCTCCGGCGGCACCAGCGGGCTGTCCATCGGCCACATCTCACCCGAGGCCGCCGGCGGCGGCGTGATCGCGCTCATCGAGGACGGCGACCCGATCTCGATCGACATCCCCAACCGCAGCATCCACCTCGACGTCGACGACCACGTCCTCGCCGAGCGCCGGGTGCTGCAGGAGAAGCGCGACAAGCCGTACACCCCGCTCGACCGCGACCGCTACGTCTCCGCCGCGCTGCGGGCCTACGCGTCGATGGCCACCGCGGCCTCCGACGGCGCGTACCGCCGCGTCCCGGACTGA
- a CDS encoding pyridoxamine 5'-phosphate oxidase family protein, with amino-acid sequence MGKVYATVDGRLRSFVERQHVFFVGTSPLAAEGHVNVSPRGIPGTFGLVDERTFAWVDTSGSGSETIAHLRENGRIVVMFCAFDGAPNIVRFHGRGRVVSRYDEEYADLAARFEDVPGARAVIVVDIERISDACGYGVPLMDYVGERDLLPRYFGRKGVEGSADYRRRKNRTSIDGLPAFDFDPLDEWTTLAGLGRIRERLAGQIDGWRAPYSWTVALDGEPGHVNLPGGQHALAAVVLATVLKYDGATATLELSRQQLDEAITALAPASACTEVEHPNLASWRALRTAHDERGGAITAVFVRDATDPESSATDAALRARW; translated from the coding sequence GTGGGCAAGGTCTACGCGACCGTCGACGGGCGGCTGCGGTCGTTCGTCGAGCGCCAGCACGTGTTCTTCGTCGGCACCTCGCCGCTCGCCGCCGAGGGTCACGTCAACGTCTCGCCCCGCGGCATCCCCGGCACCTTCGGGCTCGTCGACGAGCGGACCTTCGCCTGGGTCGACACGTCGGGCAGTGGCAGCGAGACCATCGCCCACCTGCGTGAGAACGGGCGGATCGTCGTCATGTTCTGTGCCTTCGACGGCGCGCCCAACATCGTCCGCTTCCACGGCCGGGGCCGCGTGGTGTCGCGCTACGACGAGGAGTACGCCGACCTGGCCGCCCGCTTCGAGGACGTGCCCGGCGCCCGGGCGGTGATCGTGGTCGACATCGAGCGGATCTCCGACGCGTGCGGCTACGGCGTCCCGCTGATGGACTACGTCGGCGAGCGCGACCTGCTGCCGCGCTACTTCGGCCGCAAGGGCGTCGAGGGCTCGGCCGACTACCGCCGCCGCAAGAACCGCACCAGCATCGACGGGCTGCCGGCCTTCGACTTCGACCCGCTCGACGAGTGGACGACCCTCGCCGGCCTCGGCCGGATCCGGGAGCGGCTGGCCGGCCAGATCGACGGCTGGCGGGCGCCGTACTCCTGGACGGTGGCGCTCGACGGCGAGCCCGGCCACGTCAACCTCCCCGGCGGCCAGCACGCCCTGGCGGCGGTGGTCCTCGCGACCGTCCTCAAGTACGACGGCGCCACCGCGACCCTCGAGCTGAGCCGTCAGCAGCTCGACGAGGCGATCACCGCGCTCGCCCCGGCGAGCGCCTGCACCGAGGTCGAGCATCCCAACCTCGCCTCCTGGCGGGCGCTGCGCACGGCGCACGACGAGCGCGGCGGCGCGATCACCGCGGTCTTCGTGCGCGACGCCACCGACCCGGAGTCCTCCGCCACCGACGCCGCCCTGCGCGCCCGCTGGTGA
- a CDS encoding SRPBCC family protein — translation MPAFSQTHETTIAAPPATVHALIDDFRAWVRWSPWEGLDPDLRRTYDGAGVGSTYAWAGNKQAGEGRMTLTSLTPEQVVVDLEFLKPFKATNVVTFDLTPVGDATRVAWTMSGRRNLLFAVLGRLFFDKAIAKDFEKGLASLKAAAEQG, via the coding sequence GTGCCCGCCTTCTCCCAGACCCACGAGACCACGATCGCCGCGCCGCCCGCCACCGTGCACGCGCTCATCGACGACTTCCGCGCCTGGGTGAGGTGGTCGCCCTGGGAGGGACTCGACCCCGACCTGAGGCGCACCTACGACGGCGCCGGGGTCGGGTCGACGTACGCCTGGGCGGGGAACAAGCAGGCCGGCGAGGGCCGGATGACGCTCACCTCCCTCACCCCCGAGCAGGTCGTCGTCGACCTGGAGTTCCTCAAGCCCTTCAAGGCGACCAATGTGGTCACCTTCGACCTCACGCCGGTCGGCGACGCCACCCGGGTGGCGTGGACCATGAGCGGTCGGCGCAACCTGCTCTTCGCCGTCCTGGGTCGGCTGTTCTTCGACAAGGCGATCGCCAAGGACTTCGAGAAGGGGCTGGCCTCGCTGAAGGCCGCGGCCGAGCAGGGCTGA
- a CDS encoding VOC family protein, whose protein sequence is MDQRISFITLAVDDLDATRRFYRDGLGWVPELDVPGEVLMFKTGQLLVLSLWERSHFEAEVGVTMRGPGVAPITIAHNLPTPAGVDEVLDAARAAGAPVVHDAVQRDWGGYSGYFADPDGYRWEVAYNPGPVGEVVLP, encoded by the coding sequence ATGGATCAGCGGATCAGCTTCATCACCCTCGCCGTCGACGACCTCGACGCCACCCGGCGCTTCTACCGCGACGGCCTCGGCTGGGTGCCCGAGCTCGACGTGCCCGGCGAGGTGCTCATGTTCAAGACCGGTCAGCTGCTCGTGCTGTCGCTGTGGGAGCGCAGCCACTTCGAGGCCGAGGTCGGCGTCACCATGCGCGGCCCCGGCGTCGCGCCGATCACCATCGCCCACAACCTGCCCACCCCCGCCGGCGTCGACGAGGTGCTCGACGCGGCGCGCGCCGCCGGCGCGCCCGTCGTCCACGACGCCGTGCAGCGTGACTGGGGCGGCTACTCCGGCTACTTCGCCGACCCCGACGGCTACCGCTGGGAAGTCGCCTACAACCCCGGCCCGGTGGGGGAGGTGGTGCTGCCCTGA
- a CDS encoding GNAT family N-acetyltransferase encodes METNEHGQRIGAPVPDWEPRPWPDPVVLAGRYVTVEPLGSARYAELFAATCGEADADLWTYRPIPKPRTLPELWMHLAAHLDDPGLETFALVPLEGEAAGTAAGIASYTRIEPRHGQVEVAGVLFGRALQRTRAATEAIHLLMRHAFDLGYRRFEWKCDSLNEPSRRAAQRLGFVEEGRFRNHMVTQGRNRDTDWFSVTDAEWPAVRAAHERWLDPANFDAAGVQRSPLSR; translated from the coding sequence ATGGAGACCAACGAGCACGGTCAGCGGATCGGCGCGCCGGTGCCGGACTGGGAGCCGCGTCCCTGGCCCGACCCGGTCGTCCTAGCCGGCCGCTATGTCACCGTCGAGCCGCTCGGCTCGGCCCGCTACGCCGAGCTGTTCGCCGCCACCTGCGGCGAGGCGGACGCCGACCTGTGGACCTATCGCCCGATCCCGAAGCCGCGCACCCTCCCCGAGCTGTGGATGCACCTCGCCGCGCACCTCGACGATCCCGGCCTGGAGACCTTCGCGCTGGTGCCGCTGGAGGGCGAGGCGGCCGGTACGGCGGCCGGCATCGCGTCCTACACCCGGATCGAGCCACGCCACGGCCAGGTCGAGGTCGCCGGGGTGCTCTTCGGCCGCGCGCTGCAGCGCACCCGCGCCGCCACCGAGGCGATCCACCTGCTGATGAGGCACGCCTTCGACCTCGGCTACCGCCGCTTCGAGTGGAAGTGCGACAGCCTCAACGAGCCCTCGCGGCGGGCCGCGCAGCGCCTCGGGTTCGTCGAGGAGGGGCGCTTCCGCAACCACATGGTCACCCAGGGCCGCAACCGCGACACCGACTGGTTCTCGGTCACCGACGCCGAGTGGCCCGCCGTCCGGGCGGCTCACGAGCGGTGGCTGGACCCGGCGAACTTCGACGCCGCGGGCGTCCAGCGCAGCCCGCTGTCGCGCTAG
- a CDS encoding WD40/YVTN/BNR-like repeat-containing protein: MTTIVMAGTRKGLWVGRSEDRDDWEFTGPHHDMEEVYSCLVDTRGAAPRLFAGASSSWLGPQLRWSDDLGESWQETPNGAIRFPEGAGATVERIWQVVPGVGEGVLHAGTEPGAVFTSRDGGASFALEEALWNHPHRPEWGAGFGGQAFHTVLPHPTDPASMTVAISTGGVYRTTDGGASWEPRNQGIRADFLPEDQRYPAFGQCVHKVTRHPSRPERLYAQNHGGVYRSDDEGGSWTSIGDDLPSDFGFPIVVHPHRPDTIWVFPLGGGDRRYPPDARARVWRSDDAGESWTPYGPGLPDAFYVGVMRDALCVDSHDPAGLYFGARNGSVWASADDGESWRQIAADLPDVMSVKVGDF; this comes from the coding sequence ATGACCACGATCGTGATGGCGGGCACCCGCAAGGGGCTCTGGGTGGGCCGGTCCGAGGACCGCGACGACTGGGAGTTCACCGGGCCCCACCACGACATGGAGGAGGTCTACTCCTGCCTCGTCGACACCCGCGGCGCGGCCCCGCGGCTGTTCGCCGGCGCCTCGTCGAGCTGGCTCGGTCCCCAGCTGCGCTGGTCCGACGACCTCGGCGAGAGCTGGCAGGAGACCCCCAACGGCGCGATCCGGTTCCCGGAGGGCGCGGGCGCGACGGTCGAGCGGATCTGGCAGGTCGTCCCCGGCGTCGGCGAGGGCGTCCTCCACGCCGGCACCGAGCCCGGCGCGGTCTTCACCTCCCGCGACGGCGGCGCCAGCTTCGCGCTCGAGGAGGCGCTGTGGAACCACCCCCACCGCCCCGAGTGGGGCGCCGGCTTCGGCGGCCAGGCGTTCCACACCGTGCTGCCCCATCCCACCGACCCCGCCTCGATGACCGTCGCGATCTCCACCGGCGGGGTCTACCGCACCACCGACGGCGGCGCCTCGTGGGAGCCGCGCAACCAGGGCATCCGTGCCGACTTCCTGCCCGAGGACCAGCGCTATCCCGCGTTCGGCCAGTGCGTCCACAAGGTCACCCGCCACCCGAGCCGGCCCGAGCGGCTCTACGCCCAGAACCACGGTGGCGTCTACCGCTCCGACGACGAGGGCGGCTCGTGGACCTCGATCGGCGACGACCTGCCCAGCGACTTCGGGTTCCCGATCGTGGTCCACCCCCACCGGCCCGACACGATCTGGGTGTTCCCACTGGGCGGCGGCGACCGCCGCTACCCGCCCGACGCCCGGGCCCGGGTCTGGCGCTCCGACGACGCGGGGGAGAGCTGGACCCCCTACGGCCCCGGCCTGCCCGACGCCTTCTACGTCGGCGTCATGCGCGACGCCCTCTGCGTCGACTCCCACGACCCCGCCGGGCTCTACTTCGGCGCCCGCAACGGCTCGGTGTGGGCCTCCGCCGACGACGGCGAGTCGTGGCGCCAGATCGCCGCCGACCTGCCCGACGTGATGTCGGTCAAGGTCGGGGACTTCTAG
- a CDS encoding SGNH/GDSL hydrolase family protein, which produces MLPRRFSPLLRLLGALTLAAPALAVSGPALAAGSPTSDTYDEYDEYVALGDSWSADVVLFDKDGLPDTTYVPIDCAQSHSNYPKLVARQLGVTTFRDATCGSATTDDFTQPQRLPLGGVNPPQFDRLTPTTDLVTVGIGGNDAGIASGAMSCISLSPIGIPAPSLPVPNVLPLVDLGQPPLGACKERFTAGGVDRLAQNIAASEDKVVAALQEIHRRSPAARVLLVNYLDAIPERGCWPVVPITNPDMAYLHDTFAKLNAMLARAAGRGGAELVDTHPLSSGHHVCTGPLTRYVEGLGVVSLNGLAVAVPAHPNSAGARAQARSVLAALGR; this is translated from the coding sequence ATGCTCCCGCGTCGCTTCTCACCCCTGCTCCGCCTGCTCGGCGCGCTCACGCTCGCCGCCCCCGCCCTGGCCGTGAGCGGCCCCGCCCTGGCGGCCGGCTCCCCGACGAGCGACACGTACGACGAGTACGACGAGTACGTCGCGCTGGGCGACTCGTGGTCGGCCGACGTGGTGCTCTTCGACAAGGACGGCCTGCCGGACACGACGTACGTCCCGATCGACTGCGCGCAGTCGCACAGCAACTACCCGAAGCTGGTGGCGCGGCAGCTCGGAGTGACGACCTTCCGGGACGCGACGTGCGGGTCGGCGACGACCGACGACTTCACGCAGCCGCAGCGGCTGCCGCTCGGCGGGGTGAACCCGCCGCAGTTCGACCGGCTCACACCCACGACCGACCTGGTGACGGTGGGCATCGGCGGCAACGACGCGGGGATCGCGAGCGGGGCGATGTCGTGCATCTCGCTCTCGCCGATCGGGATCCCGGCGCCGAGCCTGCCGGTGCCGAACGTGCTGCCCCTCGTCGACCTCGGGCAGCCGCCGCTGGGCGCGTGCAAGGAGCGGTTCACCGCGGGAGGCGTCGACCGGCTGGCACAGAACATCGCGGCGTCCGAGGACAAGGTGGTCGCGGCCCTGCAGGAGATCCACCGCCGCTCGCCCGCCGCCCGGGTGCTGCTGGTCAACTACCTGGACGCGATCCCGGAGCGCGGCTGCTGGCCGGTGGTGCCGATCACGAACCCCGACATGGCCTACCTGCACGACACCTTCGCGAAGCTGAACGCGATGCTCGCCCGGGCGGCCGGTCGCGGCGGCGCCGAGCTGGTCGACACCCACCCGCTGAGCAGCGGACACCACGTGTGCACCGGCCCCCTCACGAGGTACGTCGAGGGCCTGGGCGTGGTCTCGCTCAACGGCCTCGCGGTGGCCGTGCCCGCGCACCCGAACTCCGCGGGAGCCCGAGCGCAGGCTCGGTCGGTGCTGGCCGCGCTGGGACGCTAG